The following nucleotide sequence is from Apodemus sylvaticus chromosome 2, mApoSyl1.1, whole genome shotgun sequence.
TCAGTTATGAGAACAGTTTTAAAGgatggtggattttttttttggctagcTTGATGGATGGTATAAAAGTGGAAAGTGTAAAACACCAGGAGACATACATTCAGAGCTAGATGTTTGTTTCCGAAGCCTAGACTGTCTGATCCATTAAACACAATCTCCTTAAAAAGCACGAAGACTACTAACTGATACACAGGGTTTCCTCATTCAACTGAAATAGACAGACCACCTAACCTAGCAGCTAGCTGAGGTACAAAGAAGAAATCCCAACTACAACACCCAGGTTCATGATAAAATACATGCATTTAAATGTGGTCCTTCTGGCTGGAAGTTGGCACAAGATACTAAATTCTTCCCGAAAATAGAAAGCACAAACGAAGATTGGGGAGGAGTCTCACTTTATGATCTTGCTCTCAAATTGTTTAGCACTTCTCCACTTGCGAATACACTTGAGACAGTAGGTGTGGTTGCAGTTGGAGAGAATCCCAAAGCGACGCTCGCTGGGGTTGGCTTTCTCATAGACCACCTCCATGCAGATCCCACACACCATGTCCTTGCTGCGCTGAACAGCAAAAGAGAGCTCCATGTCCTTCTCATGGGCCTCAATGCAAGACTGGAAGAAGGGGAGAGACAAGAGGCACAGTGAGGCCACTGCAGTCCTGACCTGAGCCACAGGCAAGGTCCTGCCGAGGCGGTTTCCAGTCTGGCCTGGCTTTGCTTGTGCACAGGTCCACGCCCCGGCCGTGCTCACACTACAGTCTAGCAGGAGGACTGACTCAACTCCCAGTGTTTGAAAGATTATCCAGTTCTCTGCACCCCAGAGCTCCACCTCTCCAGGTCCCTATTAACTTCAGTGATGCTCTAGTTGCTGGGCAGAAAATGAAGGATTAAAGCCTTCATTTCAAAACGTTAAGATGCtgaacacttgggaggtagaggcagaaggggcAAGAGTTCTATAGGCCAGCCCCATGCTACATGAGACTTGgtctccaaagaaaaagaaaagagagttggctgtggtggtatacacctttaatcccagcacacgggaggcagaggcaggcggagctctatgagtttaaggtgagcctggtctacatttcaagttccaggacagccagggctatgtagagaccctgtctcaaaagtgaaaacaaacaagaaaaaagtaCTAAAGTAAATCTGAACAGGTACCAGGTGACAATGAAGTAGGGCACATTATTTCCATATCCCTTTAAAGGGGTGGTTTCAGTGGCTCGCTCATACTtgagtcaggaggcagaagcaggaagaacccAATATTCTGAGGTACAGTCAATCTGATCTATGCAATGAGCTCCTGGTCAGCAAGGGCAATGCCAAGAGACACGGtccctcaaaaattaaaattaaacacacacaaaacactacAACAACTACTGAGACaattcacacacaccacacaacctGTGGTACTTTCAGAGGTACAACCACTGTTCTTCAATATTAAAGgcttatcttttaaattatgggCTGGGGCCGTGGAAGTTGGAGCCCAGTGGAGCCTAGGAGTTGGCTCTCCGTGGGTTCTAGGTGGCTGTGAGTCAACAAGTGTGGGTGTTAGCAATCACCTCAGGTACTGTATAAGAaggctaagccacctctccagccccatgctatATTCGGATGTGCTCATTACCCCTCACAACCCCATACTCAACAGGTGCTCCTTTTCCTTCAAAAAAAATCCCCATATCCATGGACAACCACTGTTCTGTGGTACACGAATTCTATGGCTTTGACACTAGGTTAATtgacttatattttatttctgagcAATATTCTGAATTGTCCTCAGCATCTATTTTCTTTACCCACCTCCACTCTGAGACTACATGGACAATGCTATTATCGAAGGACACTGGCCACACAAGCCTACAACCCACACATAAGCAGAGGGAAACAGCTCCTCAGAATTGCCCTTTATCTTCTACAAAGGGCATTTGTGAGCACAAATGAAACTTCAAAAGAAAACTgagtgtagggctggagagatggcttggcagttaaaagCCCGGGCTGCTGCTTCAGTTCTCAAGACCCACAAGGCAGCTCCACAGCTCATTCCAGaaatctgacacctctggcctctgtgtaaaCAGGGCAGCACTATACACCAGCCAGGCACTCAAAGTGCTAAGCAGAATTACTAGCTAACCCAGCCATTATACCCCCAAAGGTTATCAAACATAGGGCTAGCCTGACCTAGGAAGTCAGAAGACCTACCAATAGGCCTAGCAAACTAAGTTGAAGTACTGGGTttcacatagtggaaggagagaacaccACCCACGCTGTCCACTGACGTCTACATATATATGCTGTGACATACAACCCTCCTGACAATGAGTAAACTCATGTAACCAGCAATTTTTAAAGGACAGCTAAGATATAAAGACATAtgttcacaaaaacaaaaacacaatgaaacaatTCAAATATCCATCAAGTAATTAAACCCCACAGTGTTGAGGCTGGGAGGATTTCTCAGTAAATTGCTTATTGTACAAGCATGAGCACCTGGATTTGGGCTCTCAGTATGTGTATGAAAGCCAGGCACAGCAAGTGCATCTATAATCCTAGCGTTGGGATATGAAGACGACAGGCAGTTCAATTGGAGAGCTCCATATggagtgagagaccttgcctcaaaattgAGGTAGAGATGAAGGAAGATACCTAATGTTAACTTCTGGCCTCTATGTAAGCATatccacatataaacacacacccTGTATAATAACCATACAGTCAACATGCAACCACAAAATGAAGTATGGATACAGACTCCAACAgggaaaatcttaaaaaaaaaaaatctaaatgagaCAAGCCAGCCCCTGAAGGTCATCCACGGAGTGATCCCAGCTACATAAACCGTCCAGAACTGGCAAGATACCAGAGCAGACCCACTGTTGCTAGGAGCTCAGGGAAAAGCAGAACAGAGGCCGACTACTAAGTGGATATAAGGTTCCTTTGGGGAATGAAAAGAATCTAATTTAGGATTATGGCAATGGCTAGACAATGctatgaatatattaaaaagCAAGGAAATATGTGTTTCAaaagaattataagaaatatGAATCTCAGAAAAActgttagttaaaaaaaaaagaaaagaaagaaaaacaaatcacaaaaaataaaaaataaaaaaccacgaACCACCTTTTAAATTCCATAGTCTGAGGTTCTGGAGAACTTCTCTTGTTAGGAAACCTGTATCTCCACAGCCAGGCTCTGAGGCCCTCTCACCTTTGGCCTCCACTATGCCTGGATTACATAGGTAGATCTTTGACAAGACACTCCATAAAAACGTGGAAGAAGTACATACATCGCCACTTATCGGCTCCTCATACTTAGCACAAGCTGCTCCGAGCACTTACTTTTATGTGCTGTGACCTCTGGGCAGCATCCATTGGGTGTAGGACCTGCAGGCCACACATGTCACAGGAGTCTCCGTGGAGATACACACAGTTTTCCCCATAGCGACACTCTCCCACTGCAGCATAGGGGCAAAGCTGCTTCTTTGTCTCCACCGTAGCTGGCTCCTTCTCTGACTCTTCCTTGGTCACTGAGCCCTGCGGGGGTGCTTCAGTGCAGGAAGGGGCAGCTGAAAATGTTTAAGATGGTAGTAAAGGTCCAAATACATAAGGCAATTATGAACTATAAGGTAacagagaataataaaaaaattaaaaaaaaaaaaaaagctttaatgaACCTAAAGTCAAGCCTACTGAACAAACTTTCATTTTTCCCCccttggttttttaagacaggattgtCTCAGGGATTGACAGGATTGaagcaggctggcttcaagctcacCCTCTGCCTACCTCAGAATACCCAGTGATGGGAATATAGGTACACGCCACCACTGTGCAGTTCGGTTTTGTTCTTTCTGGGAAGATCTgaataacccaggctggccttgaactcagcaaccctcccacctcagcctctctAAAACTGGCATTACAGGTATGTGGCACCAAGCCCAGTTCTGTATGTGGATTTCTTTAGAAGTGAAATGTAGTATTAGTATTGTTAGTAGGGGTAGATTAGGAGAATCaggaggtcaaggtcatccttaactGCTTAAGGAATCTCAACCatagagaccctgtgtcaaaaaacataacaaaagacTGGCTGTGGCCGAGTGTGTAGCTGAGAGGGAAAGCAtctgcctagcatgtgcaaagcccagggtttgatcccagcaccaccAGGAGCAGGCGGGGGACAGCATTCGGAGACACTTCAGTTTTTAAACAGGAATTCATTTTATTGTAGTTCAAAAAATTTCTTTGACTTCATCTTTAAATCTTAGATAACCCAATCTAACGTGCTGACAGTAGGTTAAGCTCACACACCGGACACGGGAGAGCTGGCACTGAGCTCACTGTGGCCTGTCATTTAGCCCTTTGATTGCAGTTTACAGGGTCCTCACAATACTTACTACGGCCACAGTAGGGCTGCCCAGGGACAAACTCAATGGCATTCACCCAGTCCTCTGAACCTGCTCCTACAGCTGCAAAGTTTGGGCTTCGTGTCTCAGCTTCGCCTGGATTCATTTCAGCAAGTGATCCAACACCAGAAGGGAGACTTGAGGAAGCAGCCAGGGGTGGTTTTGCACTCAGATCTGTAGCAGTCACTTCTTCCTGTTTCAGTGGCTTGCTGTGTTCGTATCTgacagagagaagcaagcagtTACTGTCGTGTTACATAGAACCCCCAGACTGTTCAAACTTCTGTGGGAGCGCGAGCGTGAGCAGCGGGCGCCTGTTGAGACTTATGCCTACTATGTGTAGAATCTGTAAGTGCGGTGTCCACAGGCCAGAAGACAGTATTTAGATCCCTAGGGCCAAAGTtaacaggcagttgtaagctgcttGGTAAGTGCTGGGAAAACCATGGTCAAGTCCCTCCaatagcaagcactcttaactgctaagctatctctctcCAACCCCTAGATAACCTTGAGCTAGAGGGTTTGGCTACATAACTCAGGCTAGCCTGACACTCATTTTAGAACTCATGAGGGCTTCAAAtgcagggatcctcctgccttaaccacttatatgctgggattacaggcacaccaACAAACCTGACCTTGTCCTTTTCAACCCTGCAATGCTATGGATGGACTCTAGTCACAGCCTTGTGCACCGAGGCAAGGACTGAGCTATGCCCACAGCCCAGTACCTAACTTAAGTCTGGAGTGGAGCTCTGGACTCAGCGTGTCTAGGAACCCTCACTATAAAGGCAGGAGACCCAGACTTAGCAAACTTTACAGGGTCAAGTACAACTGGATGATGGCACATACCCACAATGTCAGCTACCTGGGAGACCGAGACAAAAGGATTCCATGTTTAGAGCTAGCCTAAGAAACTTGCTATAAATTGAGTTCCACTCCCCAcctggctcaaaggttaagagcacggtctgctcttccagaagtccctagttcaattcccagcaaccacatggtggcttacaaccatctggactgagatctggtgccctctgctggtctGTAGGCATACAAGCAGGCAGAACGATGTAtacaaaataaatcattaaaaaaaattctcttaaaaaaaaaaaaaaaaaaaaaaaacagcactctgggaggcagaggcaggcgaatttctgagttcgaggccagcctggtctacagagtgaattccagggcagccagggctatacagagaaaccctgtctcaaacaacaacaacaacaacaataacaacaacaacaacaaaagtattttcaagcaattatttttttctcactaCCTGGTAGTACTGAGTACACATGGGGAACTGTCCCGCCTAGCAGGAATGAAGCCCCCTTAGGaaagaaaacctttaaaatgGTCACCAGTTAAACAGGGTAGCTGCAGCTAGTGCCTCTGCCACTACGTCAGAGGTTGTCCcacaaaaaaaatctacataaGCGAACTGAAGAATCTTtgttatgaaaagaaaaagaatcttaaCTAAGTAGACACCAGgaaggattttttgttttgttttgttttttggatttgattttggatttggttttttggagacagggtttctctgtatagccctggctgtcctggaactcactcagtagaccaggctggccttgaactcagaaatctgcctgcctctgcctcccaagtgctgggattacaggcgagcaccaccaatgcctggctCTACCaggaaggataaaaaaaaaaaaaaaaaaaaaaagaaatgagacaaGAAAAGCTATGGCTAACAAGACAGCTGCAGAgcaacacacatgcacgcatgcacacaccgAGGTGCAAAGTTAAGCATTCAGAAAAACATACttgtgcacacaaaataaaattcaactacaagaaaaaaaagggctgggtgtttgtgtgtgtgtggtgaaagaagaagaagaaggagaaggaggaggaggaggaggaggaggaggaggaggaggaagaggaggaggaggaggaagaagaagagaaagaaagaagaagaaaagaaagaagaaaagaaagaaagaaagaaagaaagaaagaaagaaagaaagaaagaaagaaagaaagaaagaaagaaaaagaagaagaagaagaagaaaagggtaaAATACAGAAACCTGTATGCGAATCTTTGAAGAGCATGGACTGACACTATATATAGTCTTCTACCAAAATTCAAGTAAGAATGGCTTTGACATCTTAAAATGGCTTTTAAAAGcacatctttcttcttttcttctctttattattttcagtttttcagagtttctctgtatagctttagCTGTTCtgcaacttgctttgtagaccaagctggccttaaactcaaagatCTATGCCACTACACCGGGCTCAAGGCACATCATTTAATACACTTAACATCATGTATTTAGTAAATTAATACATTTGTAAAAGTAAGTTGtagaaaattcaaaattcaaattgTAGTGGCCCAAGATAAAGCTGCAATTGCAACATTTGGTCTGTGCAATCGATGGCTTATCTTTTGCATAAGAAACTGTCTTGAGTCACCAAAAAAATGTACACACCTGCCCTTAGAGAGTACCAACCCAGCCTGTGAAGATTCTCACGTCCACTAGACACAAGAGCCATTGACAGAATTTGTTATACAGCTAATAAGTTATAAGGGTATGTCACAAAATTGCCAATTCTTTTACAGTGTGTTAAGTGATAAGTTAATACAGAGAGAACAGATGCATATCAAGCTTTCTTCCATATTCTGTACTAACATAGTATAGTTTTCTATTTAAAGTACTTTAAtgaggactggcaagatggctcagcccagtggataaaggtgcctgccaccaaacctgaccTGAGCTTAACTCCTGGGACCCATGTGATGGAGGGAGTTGATTTGTCTAAGTttctaagttgtcctctgacgtcACTCTAGTTGTACCTTTCCATCATTCTGTCCTGTGGTCTccacagctctctgcttccttcaatttccattcttctctccAAGGCACTGGAGGTCGGAACTCAACTGACTGGAACTGACCTCCCCTCAGTGAGCCTTGTCTAGAACATCTACAGAAACTGTCCTGCACAGAACTGCTCATTCGGCATAAAGGATGGCACCCTCACATCTCCTTCCTTAGGCAGTTTAAAGACTAACCACAGGCTCAGATGCCAAgggacccattttttttttcaagacagggtttctctgtatagccctggctgtcctggaactcactctgtagaccaggctggcctcaaactcagaaatccgcctgcctcccagagtgctgggattacaggcatttgccCCCATCGCCTGGCTTAAGGGATCCATTTCTGACCCTGAACAGTTAgctaggagggagggaggggcttacCTTT
It contains:
- the Mkrn1 gene encoding E3 ubiquitin-protein ligase makorin-1 isoform X4, coding for MAEAAAPGTTATTSGAGAAAAAVAAASLTSIPTVAAPSPGAGGGGGGSDGSGGGWTKQVTCRYFMHGVCKEGANCRYSHDLSDSPYGVVCKYFQRGYCVYGDRCRYEHSKPLKQEEVTATDLSAKPPLAASSSLPSGVGSLAEMNPGEAETRSPNFAAVGAGSEDWVNAIEFVPGQPYCGRTAPSCTEAPPQGSVTKEESEKEPATVETKKQLCPYAAVGECRYGENCVYLHGDSCDMCGLQVLHPMDAAQRSQHIKSCIEAHEKDMELSFAVQRSKDMVCGICMEVVYEKANPSERRFGILSNCNHTYCLKCIRKWRSAKQFESKIIKSCPECRITSNFVIPTTRRAGILMKDVGAAHLEGTVFTSMRTLMAVERSRRDRKWERQADTGPNEGATSGSSLRRERTTPLTTTKRRLSPLSWARCCLCFWLQVGTTS
- the Mkrn1 gene encoding E3 ubiquitin-protein ligase makorin-1 isoform X3, with product MHGVCKEGANCRYSHDLSDSPYGVVCKYFQRGYCVYGDRCRYEHSKPLKQEEVTATDLSAKPPLAASSSLPSGVGSLAEMNPGEAETRSPNFAAVGAGSEDWVNAIEFVPGQPYCGRTAPSCTEAPPQGSVTKEESEKEPATVETKKQLCPYAAVGECRYGENCVYLHGDSCDMCGLQVLHPMDAAQRSQHIKSCIEAHEKDMELSFAVQRSKDMVCGICMEVVYEKANPSERRFGILSNCNHTYCLKCIRKWRSAKQFESKIIKSCPECRITSNFVIPSEYWVEEKEEKQKLIQKYKEAMSNKACRYFDEGRGSCPFGGNCFYKHAYPDGRREEPQRQKVGTSSRYRAQRRSHFWELIEERENNPFDNDEEEVVTFELGEMLLMLLAAGGDDELTDSEDEWDLFHDELEDFYDSDL
- the Mkrn1 gene encoding E3 ubiquitin-protein ligase makorin-1 isoform X2, producing MAEAAAPGTTATTSGAGAAAAAVAAASLTSIPTVAAPSPGAGGGGGGSDGSGGGWTKQVTCRYEHSKPLKQEEVTATDLSAKPPLAASSSLPSGVGSLAEMNPGEAETRSPNFAAVGAGSEDWVNAIEFVPGQPYCGRTAPSCTEAPPQGSVTKEESEKEPATVETKKQLCPYAAVGECRYGENCVYLHGDSCDMCGLQVLHPMDAAQRSQHIKSCIEAHEKDMELSFAVQRSKDMVCGICMEVVYEKANPSERRFGILSNCNHTYCLKCIRKWRSAKQFESKIIKSCPECRITSNFVIPSEYWVEEKEEKQKLIQKYKEAMSNKACRYFDEGRGSCPFGGNCFYKHAYPDGRREEPQRQKVGTSSRYRAQRRSHFWELIEERENNPFDNDEEEVVTFELGEMLLMLLAAGGDDELTDSEDEWDLFHDELEDFYDSDL